The following proteins are encoded in a genomic region of Lemur catta isolate mLemCat1 chromosome 10, mLemCat1.pri, whole genome shotgun sequence:
- the GNG10 gene encoding guanine nucleotide-binding protein G(I)/G(S)/G(O) subunit gamma-10 isoform X1: MSSGASASALQRLVEQLKLEAGVERIKAGVHSVPLLQGSWETVSFHLPCVQFTCSSDAKIESMNVSQAAAELQQYCMQNACKDALLVGVPAGSNPFREPRSCALL, translated from the exons ATGTCCTCCGGCGCCAGCGCCAGCGCCCTGCAGCGCCTGGTGGAGCAGCTCAAGCTGGAGGCCGGCGTGGAGCGCATCAAG GCTGGAGTCCATTCAGTGCCACTTCTTCAGGGGTCCTGGGAGACAGTGTCCTTCCACCTACCATGTGTGCAGTTCACCTGCTCCTCTGATGCAAAGATAGAAAGCATGAAC GTTTCTCAGGCGGCTGCAGAGCTTCAGCAGTACTGCATGCAGAACGCCTGCAAGGATGCCCTGCTGGTTGGCGTTCCTGCTGGAAGCAACCCCTTCCGGGAGCCCAGATCCTGTGCTTTACTCTGA
- the GNG10 gene encoding guanine nucleotide-binding protein G(I)/G(S)/G(O) subunit gamma-10 isoform X2, which yields MSSGASASALQRLVEQLKLEAGVERIKVSQAAAELQQYCMQNACKDALLVGVPAGSNPFREPRSCALL from the exons ATGTCCTCCGGCGCCAGCGCCAGCGCCCTGCAGCGCCTGGTGGAGCAGCTCAAGCTGGAGGCCGGCGTGGAGCGCATCAAG GTTTCTCAGGCGGCTGCAGAGCTTCAGCAGTACTGCATGCAGAACGCCTGCAAGGATGCCCTGCTGGTTGGCGTTCCTGCTGGAAGCAACCCCTTCCGGGAGCCCAGATCCTGTGCTTTACTCTGA